The candidate division WOR-3 bacterium sequence TCTCGTTATTATCGTTAGTATCGTTATACCCGTTGATCACGCTCGAGAACGCGGAGGCAACTACACTTCTCGACTCGCTGCGCTCGCTCGAAGAATAAGGTGAAAAAGCATTCGTATAGAGATGACCCATAATACTGTTCGAGCGGAGTCGAGAACCAGATTATGCTCCTGTTAACCGTTTTGATGATTGTGATTTTGGTATTATTTAGTGTTTCGGATTTAGTGCTTCGTTACCGTTCACCGCCAGACGTCACTTGGCATGAACATCTCTATTGACATTCGGTATTGTTTATATATAATAATTCTTAAGCTAAGTCATTTAGTTTGTTGATGGTTCCGTAGAATACTCATATTCTCGATCCCCTCAATAAATAAAGACTTGAAAGGAGAAATATGACTTACGGAAAAGTCAAATGGTTCGATGGCAGAAAAGGCTATGGTTTCATCGAGAAAGAAGACGGAACCGGTGACGTATTTGTCCACTATGGCGACATAGCGGGCGAAGGTTATCGATCCCTTAATGAAGGCGAAAGAGTAAAGTTTGAAATAACTCAATCCCCCAAAGGGCCGAAAGCTTCGAATGTCGAACTTGCATAACGTGTACTAACACGAATGGGAAAAAGCCCCCTAACGGGGGCTTTTTCATTATGTGACCAAGATACGACAGATCAACCTTCTAGGTTGACGAGGCCCCTATTGCTGGTAAAGAGAAACACGGTTACGCACGCAACAATAATACCGCCGATCCTCAATGCCATCTGAGCACCGAGATGGTCAGCAATGAATCCGGCCTGAAAACTTCCAAAAGGCATCATGCCCATGAAGAACAGTACGTAGAGACTCATGATCCTACCGCGCAGGTGGTCAGGCGCGATCGTCTGTAACAGACTGTTGATCGAAGCATTCTGCATCACCATGCCCCAACCAATGAATAGTAGTAGCAGCAGCGATATGTGATAGTCGTTCGATAACGAAAATAGTACGGTAGCGGTGACGAAAGTCGTTGTTCCGGCCATTACGAATCTGCCTTTTTTCCGGTAATCACTCAAAAAAGCGAGTGTAAGTGCGCCGACCAAGGCGCCGACACCGGCTGATGCAAGCAGGATCCCTAACCCTTTTGCTCCAACCTGCAATATATCGCGC is a genomic window containing:
- a CDS encoding cold shock domain-containing protein; protein product: MTYGKVKWFDGRKGYGFIEKEDGTGDVFVHYGDIAGEGYRSLNEGERVKFEITQSPKGPKASNVELA